A genomic region of Zea mays cultivar B73 chromosome 6, Zm-B73-REFERENCE-NAM-5.0, whole genome shotgun sequence contains the following coding sequences:
- the LOC103629522 gene encoding uncharacterized protein, with translation MELFPNGGFVRLRSRARDKYVHADADASGVSLRPLGAAPSVNAVWKPEHWPGEEDIFLLQGAAYGRYLAVSDQDAPPGHRGVRAVQRDYNSPHVDAPFMWTAFRVDADQNYVRLHNHQRWLRANGRHRYWNNVVTVDTRNGSLTTMMQWRVEAIPVSPQPLPLLPPPQQPTIHVSRGLFKRRAKVHPFAGRMIRHVQMDDDGFIHDKPEFNFNDYSVSNLRTELALRQGDENITLCLRAGIYALAIPLITDLPHNTDPLDIIVVTTGSPGFEMLEYPQFDEPPEP, from the exons ATGGAGCTGTTTCCCAACGGGGGCTTCGTGCGGCTGCGCAGCCGTGCGCGGGACAAGTACGTCCACGCCGACGCGGacgcgagcggggtctccctgcgCCCGCTCGGCGCCGCGCCCTCTGTGAACGCGGTGTGGAAACCGGAGCATTGGCCCGGCGAAGAGGACATCTTCCTCCTCCAGGGCGCCGCCTACGGCCGGTACCTCGCGGTCTCGGACCAGGATGCGCCGCCCGGCCACCGCGGCGTCCGCGCCGTCCAGCGCGACTACAACTCGCCGCACGTGGATGCTCCCTTCATGTGGACGGCCTTTAGGGTGGATGCCGACCAGAACTACGTCCGCTTGCACAACCACCAGCGCTGGCTCCGCGCCAACGGCAGGCACCGCTACTGGAACAACGTCGTCACCGTCGATACCAGGAACGGCAGCCTGACCACGATGATGCAGTGGAGGGTTGAGGCCATCCCAGTGAGCCCGCAGCCGCTACCCCTTCTGCCTCCACCTCAACAACCTACG ATTCATGTAAGCCGTGGCCTATTCAAGCGGCGGGCCAAGGTGCATCCATTTGCGGGCCGGATGATCCGGCACGTGCAGATGGACGATGATGGGTTTATTCATGACAAGCCTGAATTCAACTTCAACGACTACTCCGTGTCCAACCTGAGGACCGAGCTGGCGCTCCGTCAGGGTGACGAGAACATCACGTTGTGCCTGCGGGCCGGCATATATGCGCTCGCAATCCCGCTTATCACAGACCTGCCTCATAACACAGATCCCCTGGACATCATAGTGGTCACCACCGGATCACCAG GTTTTGAGATGTTAGAATACCCACAGTTTGATGAGCCACCAGAACCGTAA